The genomic DNA GAGATAATCCTCCGATacaaggaaagggaaaaggcAGAGGCGGCGAAGATCTGGTGGATCGACAGTTACCAGAATTGCTCTTCCACTGTGAAGAATTAAGAGCTTTGGTAAAGAAGTATTCTCAGGTGCTTCAGAGGTACTACGTACAATTTCTCTCAGGATTTGACGCGCCCGCGCTGCATCAAATGATACAGAATCTTCCGGTTTGCCCCGAAGACGAGGGGGCGATTCTCAGTGACATGTGCTCGACGATCGCAAGTTTGACCGTGAAGCAAGTAGAAGACAACGAACTGTTCGATTTTCGTCCGTTCCGATTGGATTGGTTTAGATTACAAGCTTACATGTCCATCGCCAAATGTAACATGAATTTAGCCGATAATAGAGAATTAGCTTCCTTCATGGACACGGTAGTTTTCCATACCAAAATGGTTGATAATCTAGACGAGATGTTGGTCGAGACGTCCGATCTGtctatattttgtttctacaGTAAAATCTTTGAAGATCAGTTTCACATGTGCTTAGAATTTCCAGCTCAAAATCGTTACATAGTAGCTTTTCCACTCATATGTAGCCACTTTCAAAGTTGTACGCACGAGCTGTGCCCGGAGGAACGGCATCACATTCGCGAGAGAAGTTTATCCGTCGTAAACATGTTTCTGGACGAAATGGCCAAGGAAGCTAAGAACATCATTACCACTATTTGCGACGAACAATGTAACATGAGCGACATGCTGTTGCCAAAACATTGCGCCGTATTGATATCTCAAGTCGtcaacagaaagaaaaaggacaagaataagaaaaacatgAGCGAGATACACAAGCCAGGTATAGAGAGTTACAGAAAGACCAGAGAAGAATTGACTACCATGGACAAGTTGCATATGGCTCTGACAGAGTTGTGTTATGCCATCAACTATTGTCCTACCATCAATGTATGGGAATACACGTTTGCACCTAGAGAATACTTGCATCAACATCTCGAATCTCGATTCGCTAGGGCCCTCGTTGGAATGGTTATGTACAATTCGGACACGAGCGAGATAGCTAAGCCATCGGAGCTCTTCGTTAGCGTCAGATCTTACATGAACGTACTCCAAACTGTAGAAAATTACGTGCACATAGATATCACTCGCGTATTCAACAACGCTCTTCTTCAACAGACACAGGAGCTCGATAGTCACGGGGACAAGACCATCGCTGCCCTTTACACGCAATGGTATTCCGACGTACTCCTTAGGCGAGTTAGCGCCGGAAACATATGTTACTCTGGGAACCAAAGAGCATTCGTCAGTCTATCCGTGGAGGGAGCAATTCCGTTCAACGCCGAGGAATTTTCCGATATTAACGAGCTAAGAGCGTTGGCCGAACTTATCGGGCCGTACGGTATGAAGATGCTGAACGAAAATCTCATGTGGCACATTGCGAGCCAAGTGCaacaattaaagaaattagTCGCAGGAAACAAGGACGTTCTTATAGCGTTAAGGACGAACTTTGACAAGCCGGAAGTAATGAAAGAGCAATTCAAAAGATTACAACAGGTTGATAATGTACTTCAAAGAGTGGCTATAATAGGAGTGATATTGAGTTTCAGGCAATTGGCACAATCGGCACTGGTCGACGTTTTGGAAGAACGTATTCCGTTCCTTCTGAGCTCGATTTTGGACTTTCGACATCACTTGCCGTCTGGAGACCCGATGAGAGTGGTTTCCGAAATGACGTCCGCTGCCGGTTTAACGTGCAAAGTCGACCCTACATTGACAACAGCTTTACGAAGTCAAAAGGCAGACGTCGACGAGGACGAACACTTGCTGGTCTGTCTCCTAATGGTATTCGTAGCCGTGTCTATTCCAAAGTTAGCTAGAAACGAGAATTCCTTTTATCGAGCGTCCCTCGAGGGACACTCGAACAATATCCATTGTATGGCAACCGccataaataatatctttggTGCGCTATTCACGATTTGCGGACAGAACGACATAGAGGATAGAATGAAGGAATTCCTCGCCTTGGCTTCCTCCAGTTTGCTGAGACTCGGTCAAGAGGCTGACAAGGAAGCGACTAGAAACAGAGAATCCGTGTACCTCTTATTGGATCAAATAGTCCAAGAGTCTCCTTTCCTCACGATGGATCTATTGGAGAGCTGTTTTCCGTACGCCCTCATACGAAATGCATATCACGACGTGTACAAGCTCGAACACTCTCAGCCGTAAGATTACGATCGTGACGAAGTTTATCGAATGAACGATCAACGCGCTGTAGTCATACTCAGGGCTACTTTTCTACGTCCACTTGTGTCACATCGGAAACACTCGCGTTATATATCATTGGGATTAACTCGAAGAGAGGCGAGAAAAcgattatgataatgataataatgataataataatataataataacaacaacaacaacaataataatagtaacgcTAATGATAAGATCTGACCAAGAAATTTATCATTGGAGAAATCAAAACTAATTCGAGTCTACGTATGTCTGTAACAATGTATCTCGTTTGAATGTCCATGCCTAGAAAGACACTCGGGTGATCGACGgtcgttgaaaatattaaaaattgcgTTTTTAAGAGGACCCAATGAAAAGAGAACTTGCAGTGTAATAATATCCAGCCGGAGCATTTTCTATAGAGCCGCGTTCCTCGAAAAGACATTTGATACGCGATTTAAagacaatttatattattaggatagtatattttcatttcattgtcACAGTATTCCGTAATTTATCATTACgtaagagaattttttattatacgagaacgaacgaaataatatatatgtaaaggaTTCTCGATCGCTAAGAatttacgtatacacgtatcaTCATCCAACAAACAAGTATCGTCACTTTATCCATTGCATTTTCTATGTATAATGGTAACTTTTACaatagtttataaaataaataaaatccatCCATAAACTACTacctatattattttctttctcttccttctaaAGTAATaaactttactttttcttctaaagTAACGAAACACGATAGAACTATGATGAGAGATTcctaaaaaagataaatgtaaaatgtatgCTTTATTTAGTTCTTTAcaatgtttttgtttttctttaatcacaTTAACGTAACACAAGAGATATTCACaatcatattctttttattttaatatccttAAAACACTCGCCACATTCTAAACACTttgggaaaaagagagagtggtgGTCTGAAGCTACGTTCAGGCGATTGGTCAGTATCATGCATGACATTTTTTAACAaccaaaattaaaaaaaaaaaaaaaaaaagaaatgaatgaacagcacttttgaaagaaattgcTAAGTGTATCGACAGatggaagaaaacaaaattatacaaCGCGTTAGAGACGAGTCACTCGGAGCTTTCTTTCCTTGATGCTCGACTGATGATGATCCTtttgatgagaaaaaaaaaggaagaaaaaagaaaaaaacaataaaaaatgcaagTTTATGAcgttgaattttcattaattatcaaCGATAATGAGTCGTTATAATGCTTCGGTGTAAAATCATTCCAGATGCACGATGTTGATAAGTCACCACATTTTtggatcgatagaaaaaatataattttcaattttctcttttgttttttttctctctaacatTATGTACAAGTGATAGAGTAGTGTGCATCGCGTCACGGTGATGCAGACCTGGATTAAGATGGGGATGgaattgctctctctctctctctctctctctcgcgcgcgcgctcgctctctttctctctctctcacgcacatacactctttctctccctccctttcttcgTTAGAACATTCGTATTTCCGCATTGAGgtataaagaatttttgttacgtgctatattatttgttttatcacATAAACGTTAAAATGCAGACAGacagaagaatatatatgtacatataccaAATTTTATCCGCGGACCTTAATCCAGGAACTGCAAACAAACGAAGAAGCTTAAGcatatttttagttttagaGGCTTTTTTCGGGGATGGAGGGTCAACTCAATGAAGggatgttctttttctttttttcttctttttttcttttggtttatCCACATTCCTCTCATGCGCGTGAACGTTTTCAACTAGTAACCGCACGATATTAAGATTCACCTTGGCCCCATTCGCGATTCTAATCTAATTTTAAGCATCCTTttactcgaagaaaaatggagagagaaaatcattttacaTCATCCTCTTCGGAAGAACTCGTATCGCTATCTTTGATCGTATTAATCAGTCGTTCGAACCGTTTTGTGGCAGTGAGTTGGAAGCGGATTTTgcgaataaatatgtaattttttttggaACGGTCCGATCGGATAATAACAAACGTGATCTaatctaaatttaaaatttaatcgttGAATGGCAGTGGCTCGGAACCGAAGTGGATACtttaatgacaataataacgataatgacaACGACGTTGACTCTTGACGAACTAATCGACGTAAACGCGTTCTAAGCGGGAAAGATcatctaaaatatttcaatacataCTGTGTGATTCGTGTCGATTGTATACACGATAAAATGATTACAACGATATTAACGAGACTAAAGATACATGCATAGTTggaagtattttttaatatatcatgtCCTTTTTTCGtcgagattttatattttatcgatacttTGGCAGTAGATCGttaatttctctattttcgttATTGTTTTTGTCATCTTTCTACTACAACAACGTCATCTCAAATGGGGCCAGGCAGATTTCCTTTGTTCTGTGTCTACGTACGAGAAAAGAGTTTaagattcgttttttttttgtttccttcctAAATAATCTagattttcaacatttttttctggATCTGTTCACGATGGATCCTCGTATTAATCTTATAAACTAAGGGGGGAGGGGCCTGATCACACGCACGTATAGACACTCTTTCGTCATCCTTAACTTCCGTCCTGATTACAAAATACAGAATAATGTTTCGCTATAATACAGATCTGATATAAAAACAAGTATTTTTGTATTCGCTTTACCATttgttatgtttatataattatagtttatatatatatatttatatatatatatatatatttatataatatcaatgtatttacataggtatactctttctctctttctttttcacatgCGCCCTTACGCGCCCTATTTTATCaacttctttaatttcttcctcactctttctttctcacacgATCTCTCGCgatccattttttttgttcaataatCACATTGCGTCTATTGTACATTTTCACACGATCCGCAAACTCGTATCGTCCTTTTCGTAAAATCTCGCACTGCGTTTCGcatttttacatttctatATCCTTTCTTATGCCCAATGATAAACTACAACGTTCAAGTCACAACGCAGACAGCGATGAGAGCATCGAGGCACGTTAAAAAAACCACCTCGTTTAAGCCAGATCATAATTacctaaattttttttttttaccacgaTCTCTCCGGCACGATCGATCTCGAGCTCGCGTTCACGAAcatgaatagaaaaataaagctttACGATGTAGCGTGTGTCGACTGTCTGCTTTgtgttatcattttttttttttcgtttctcagaaaaagaaaaacaaccgACCTGtacgtaagagaaaagaaaaaaagaagaagaaaaatattaagtagAATTATTTTACGGAGAGAGATTGAAACGTTGCTAAATTAAAAGGCACGATCGAGCGTGCGATCGAGTTTGCTGGCactgaaaaaggaaaaagaaacaacgttCTTCGCGTAGATTTCGATATCTCGTATACGAGTATGCagctgtgtgtgtgtgtgtgtgtgtgtgtgtgtgtgtgtgtgagtgtgctGCTCGAGCCCCACGAATTCCGTTAGAATTTGTTCACATTAGAAAAAGGGCTCATCTT from Vespula pensylvanica isolate Volc-1 chromosome 13, ASM1446617v1, whole genome shotgun sequence includes the following:
- the LOC122633896 gene encoding membrane-associated protein Hem isoform X1 yields the protein MARPIVPSQQKLAEKLTILNDRGIGMLTRIYNIKKACGDAKSKPGFLSDKTLESSIKTIVRKFPNIDIKGLQTITNLRNEIIKSLSLYYYTFVDLLDFKDNVCELLTTMDACGVHMDITINFDLTKGYLDLVVTYVSLMILLSRVEDRKAVLGLFNAAHEMVHSQSDPSFPRLGQMIMDYDAPLKKLSEEFVPHSKLLKNALTSLWPIYPGRNLTADTWRADQKLSLVGSPGQILKAAATDTMSCETLSLDRIERWVILGFTLCHTFLGQEQPNKLWITALESGWVLALFRDEVIYIHQYIQTFFESMKGYSKRVSEVKDCYNQAVQKAGYRHRERRKFLRTALKELGLILTDQPGLLGPKALLVLMGLSHARDEVLWLLRHGDNPPIQGKGKGRGGEDLVDRQLPELLFHCEELRALVKKYSQVLQRYYVQFLSGFDAPALHQMIQNLPVCPEDEGAILSDMCSTIASLTVKQVEDNELFDFRPFRLDWFRLQAYMSIAKCNMNLADNRELASFMDTVVFHTKMVDNLDEMLVETSDLSIFCFYSKIFEDQFHMCLEFPAQNRYIVAFPLICSHFQSCTHELCPEERHHIRERSLSVVNMFLDEMAKEAKNIITTICDEQCNMSDMLLPKHCAVLISQVVNRKKKDKNKKNMSEIHKPGIESYRKTREELTTMDKLHMALTELCYAINYCPTINVWEYTFAPREYLHQHLESRFARALVGMVMYNSDTSEIAKPSELFVSVRSYMNVLQTVENYVHIDITRVFNNALLQQTQELDSHGDKTIAALYTQWYSDVLLRRVSAGNICYSGNQRAFVSLSVEGAIPFNAEEFSDINELRALAELIGPYGMKMLNENLMWHIASQVQQLKKLVAGNKDVLIALRTNFDKPEVMKEQFKRLQQVDNVLQRVAIIGVILSFRQLAQSALVDVLEERIPFLLSSILDFRHHLPSGDPMRVVSEMTSAAGLTCKVDPTLTTALRSQKADVDEDEHLLVCLLMVFVAVSIPKLARNENSFYRASLEGHSNNIHCMATAINNIFGALFTICGQNDIEDRMKEFLALASSSLLRLGQEADKEATRNRESVYLLLDQIVQESPFLTMDLLESCFPYALIRNAYHDVYKLEHSQP
- the LOC122633896 gene encoding membrane-associated protein Hem isoform X2; amino-acid sequence: MDACGVHMDITINFDLTKGYLDLVVTYVSLMILLSRVEDRKAVLGLFNAAHEMVHSQSDPSFPRLGQMIMDYDAPLKKLSEEFVPHSKLLKNALTSLWPIYPGRNLTADTWRADQKLSLVGSPGQILKAAATDTMSCETLSLDRIERWVILGFTLCHTFLGQEQPNKLWITALESGWVLALFRDEVIYIHQYIQTFFESMKGYSKRVSEVKDCYNQAVQKAGYRHRERRKFLRTALKELGLILTDQPGLLGPKALLVLMGLSHARDEVLWLLRHGDNPPIQGKGKGRGGEDLVDRQLPELLFHCEELRALVKKYSQVLQRYYVQFLSGFDAPALHQMIQNLPVCPEDEGAILSDMCSTIASLTVKQVEDNELFDFRPFRLDWFRLQAYMSIAKCNMNLADNRELASFMDTVVFHTKMVDNLDEMLVETSDLSIFCFYSKIFEDQFHMCLEFPAQNRYIVAFPLICSHFQSCTHELCPEERHHIRERSLSVVNMFLDEMAKEAKNIITTICDEQCNMSDMLLPKHCAVLISQVVNRKKKDKNKKNMSEIHKPGIESYRKTREELTTMDKLHMALTELCYAINYCPTINVWEYTFAPREYLHQHLESRFARALVGMVMYNSDTSEIAKPSELFVSVRSYMNVLQTVENYVHIDITRVFNNALLQQTQELDSHGDKTIAALYTQWYSDVLLRRVSAGNICYSGNQRAFVSLSVEGAIPFNAEEFSDINELRALAELIGPYGMKMLNENLMWHIASQVQQLKKLVAGNKDVLIALRTNFDKPEVMKEQFKRLQQVDNVLQRVAIIGVILSFRQLAQSALVDVLEERIPFLLSSILDFRHHLPSGDPMRVVSEMTSAAGLTCKVDPTLTTALRSQKADVDEDEHLLVCLLMVFVAVSIPKLARNENSFYRASLEGHSNNIHCMATAINNIFGALFTICGQNDIEDRMKEFLALASSSLLRLGQEADKEATRNRESVYLLLDQIVQESPFLTMDLLESCFPYALIRNAYHDVYKLEHSQP